In Bacillus sp. DX3.1, the following proteins share a genomic window:
- a CDS encoding DMT family transporter, translated as MDKGRLKGIIMVITGASLWGLSGTAAQQLFQQENVSTEWLVTVRLLISGSILLLFSSFGSKKSEVFGIWKQKSDANKMILFGLLGMLGVQYTYFASIDAGNAAVATLLQYLAPIFITIFLIFKWNIRPTKIDSISIALSLVGTFFLLTNGSIHNLAVSTPAVIWGILSGLSLAFYTLYSKELLEKWSSSIIVGWGMIIGGAGVTLLNFLSTNQFILFADVKHLELNTLLLIAFVVIFGTLIAFYLYLDSIRYLTPKETTLFGCTEPLAAIISSVLILHVPFQFIQLFGALCVIVMVLLLSQKPDETERKLRLVDTKEQNIQ; from the coding sequence ATGGATAAAGGAAGATTGAAAGGTATTATAATGGTTATTACGGGTGCCAGTTTATGGGGACTATCCGGAACTGCAGCACAACAACTGTTTCAACAAGAAAATGTTTCAACTGAATGGTTAGTTACAGTTCGATTATTAATATCAGGCAGTATTTTGCTCTTATTCTCATCATTTGGAAGTAAAAAATCAGAGGTGTTCGGTATTTGGAAACAAAAATCTGACGCCAATAAAATGATTCTGTTTGGATTATTAGGAATGCTTGGTGTACAATACACCTATTTTGCTTCCATTGATGCAGGAAATGCCGCGGTTGCAACATTATTACAATATTTAGCCCCTATATTTATTACAATTTTTCTTATTTTCAAATGGAATATTCGTCCTACTAAAATTGATTCCATTTCAATCGCACTCTCTTTAGTCGGAACCTTTTTCTTGCTAACAAATGGATCCATTCATAATCTAGCGGTTTCTACACCTGCTGTTATTTGGGGAATTCTATCTGGTTTATCTTTAGCATTCTATACACTCTATTCAAAAGAATTATTAGAAAAGTGGTCTTCGTCTATTATTGTCGGATGGGGAATGATTATAGGAGGAGCCGGAGTCACACTCTTAAACTTTCTTTCTACAAACCAGTTCATATTATTTGCAGACGTAAAACATCTAGAGCTAAACACTCTATTATTAATTGCATTTGTCGTGATTTTTGGAACACTTATTGCTTTCTATCTATATTTAGATAGCATACGGTATCTTACTCCGAAAGAGACTACTCTATTCGGTTGTACAGAACCACTTGCAGCTATCATTTCTTCCGTACTTATCTTGCATGTTCCATTTCAATTCATCCAATTATTTGGAGCGCTATGTGTAATCGTAATGGTTCTTTTACTCAGCCAAAAACCTGATGAAACAGAACGAAAACTAAGGTTAGTTGATACGAAAGAACAAAACATACAGTAA
- a CDS encoding FMN-binding negative transcriptional regulator has protein sequence MYIPKYFRVEDKHEVIEFIKKHSFATMVSYQEGKPIATHLPFVVEERGDDLYLCGHLARPNPQWKNIEENAQLLVMFQGPHAYISSSWYDHENVPTWNYMTVHIYGTGSRVSEDAMRQSLTLMLEKYETGRENSVLMDTLSPSFIEQQMKGIVGIEIKVNEIEAQYKLSQNRNKIDYDNIIKKLHEENEVLSSEVATKMQKKRMKE, from the coding sequence GTGTATATTCCAAAGTATTTCAGAGTAGAAGATAAACATGAAGTGATAGAGTTTATAAAAAAACATTCATTTGCTACGATGGTTTCTTATCAAGAGGGGAAGCCGATTGCCACTCATTTACCATTTGTAGTGGAAGAAAGAGGCGATGATTTATATTTATGTGGGCATCTTGCACGTCCCAATCCGCAGTGGAAAAATATAGAGGAAAATGCACAATTATTGGTGATGTTTCAAGGACCACATGCGTATATTTCATCTTCTTGGTATGATCATGAAAATGTTCCGACTTGGAACTATATGACTGTTCACATATATGGAACTGGAAGTAGGGTTAGTGAAGACGCGATGAGGCAATCGCTCACTCTCATGCTAGAAAAGTATGAAACAGGTAGAGAGAATTCCGTACTTATGGACACATTATCTCCTTCCTTTATAGAACAACAGATGAAGGGGATTGTTGGGATCGAAATTAAAGTGAATGAAATAGAAGCACAATATAAGTTAAGTCAAAATAGAAACAAGATTGATTACGATAATATCATAAAAAAATTGCATGAAGAGAATGAAGTGTTGTCTAGTGAAGTTGCAACTAAGATGCAAAAGAAACGTATGAAAGAATAA
- a CDS encoding DUF3147 family protein: MSFLVKVLASALIIGGVTELAKHYSTIGGFIAALPLISLLSLFWISVEGGSKQDLSQFALGVLYGFPASALLLLIVYFGLRNAFSLSTSVLFGIGVWCILLACQKMFQA, from the coding sequence ATGTCTTTTCTCGTTAAGGTGCTCGCCTCCGCTTTAATTATTGGTGGCGTAACAGAACTTGCCAAACATTACAGTACAATTGGCGGTTTTATTGCCGCTCTTCCGCTCATAAGTTTGCTTAGTTTATTTTGGATTTCTGTTGAAGGTGGAAGCAAACAAGACTTAAGTCAATTCGCTCTAGGGGTTCTATATGGATTCCCGGCATCCGCACTGCTGTTATTAATTGTATATTTTGGGTTACGCAATGCCTTTTCTCTTAGTACTTCTGTATTATTTGGCATAGGGGTTTGGTGTATTTTATTAGCTTGTCAAAAAATGTTCCAAGCTTAA
- a CDS encoding APC family permease — translation MVSSIKRFLIGRPLKSTELGEQKLNKTKALAILSSDALSSVAYGPEQILIALATVGALAFWYSIPIAIGVLILLTALILSYRQIIYAYPHGGGAYVVSKENLGINPGLIAGGSLLVDYILTVAVSVSAGTDAITSAFPNLHSHTVVIAIIFVVFITILNLRGVTESASVLAYPVYLFVLALFILIGVGIYNIVTGEVSPNLHTPIGTPVAGISLFLLLRAFASGSSALTGVEAISNAIPNFKDPAPNNAAKTLLAMGFLLALLFSGIVYLAYYYGITPSKEVTVVSQIAEETFGRNFMYFFIQGTTALILILAANTGYSAFPLLAVNLAKDKFIPRMFTVRGDRLGYSNGIIILGIASIILIIAFQGQTEHLIPLYAVGVFIPFTLSQSGMVVKWIREKPKGWILKLTINLTGAIISFIVMSMFFLTKFAQVWPVLIFLPIIIFVFHRIRKHYEAVGDQLSLTTCEPIVPIEGNVIIVPVAGMTHVVESSLNYAKSLSPDQIIAVYVSFEREDEKRFEAKWNKWQPEVRLVTLHSHYRSIIQPLTKFIDTVQYKATEANYRVTVVIPQFIPKKGWHNILHNQSSLLIRAFLLYRRNVVITTVPYHLKK, via the coding sequence GTGGTTTCATCCATAAAGAGATTTTTAATTGGTCGACCGTTAAAGTCAACCGAATTAGGAGAGCAAAAACTTAACAAAACGAAAGCGTTAGCTATTCTTTCTTCTGACGCTTTATCATCAGTTGCATATGGTCCAGAGCAAATATTGATTGCTCTAGCTACAGTTGGCGCGTTAGCATTTTGGTATTCAATTCCTATCGCAATTGGCGTATTAATTCTGTTAACGGCTCTAATTTTGTCTTATAGACAAATTATCTATGCTTATCCTCACGGCGGAGGAGCGTATGTGGTATCAAAGGAAAATCTAGGTATAAATCCTGGGTTAATAGCTGGAGGCTCTTTGTTAGTAGACTACATTTTAACTGTGGCAGTAAGTGTATCTGCGGGTACAGATGCCATTACATCTGCTTTTCCTAACTTACATTCTCATACTGTGGTCATTGCCATCATATTTGTGGTATTTATTACAATCTTGAACTTAAGAGGTGTAACGGAGTCAGCTTCTGTTTTAGCCTATCCGGTTTATTTATTTGTTTTAGCGTTATTCATATTAATCGGTGTAGGTATATACAACATTGTAACGGGTGAGGTTTCGCCTAATTTACATACACCAATTGGTACACCCGTAGCAGGAATCAGTTTGTTTTTACTCTTAAGAGCATTTGCATCAGGCAGTTCTGCTTTGACAGGAGTTGAAGCAATTTCCAATGCAATTCCAAACTTTAAAGATCCCGCCCCTAATAATGCTGCTAAAACGTTACTTGCGATGGGTTTCTTACTTGCATTGTTATTTTCAGGAATCGTATATTTAGCCTATTATTATGGTATTACTCCTAGTAAAGAGGTAACAGTTGTCTCGCAAATTGCTGAAGAAACATTTGGACGGAACTTCATGTATTTCTTTATTCAAGGAACGACAGCATTGATATTAATCCTTGCTGCTAACACTGGATATTCTGCTTTCCCTTTACTGGCAGTCAATCTTGCAAAAGATAAGTTTATACCAAGAATGTTTACAGTTAGGGGAGACCGATTGGGATACTCCAATGGAATTATCATACTTGGAATTGCTTCAATTATCTTAATTATTGCTTTTCAAGGGCAAACAGAGCATCTTATTCCACTTTATGCAGTAGGAGTGTTTATTCCATTTACGTTGTCCCAGTCTGGGATGGTGGTTAAATGGATTCGCGAAAAGCCTAAAGGATGGATTTTAAAATTAACTATTAATTTAACTGGTGCCATTATTAGTTTTATAGTCATGAGTATGTTCTTTTTAACCAAATTTGCACAGGTTTGGCCAGTCTTGATTTTTTTACCTATCATCATTTTTGTCTTTCATAGAATTAGAAAGCATTATGAAGCAGTAGGTGACCAATTAAGTCTTACAACATGTGAGCCTATTGTGCCAATTGAAGGGAATGTAATCATTGTACCTGTGGCTGGTATGACTCATGTAGTAGAGAGCTCATTAAATTACGCTAAATCTCTTTCACCAGATCAGATCATTGCTGTTTACGTTTCTTTTGAAAGGGAAGATGAAAAAAGGTTTGAAGCAAAATGGAATAAATGGCAGCCCGAGGTTAGACTGGTGACACTGCACTCTCATTACAGAAGTATTATTCAGCCACTGACCAAATTTATTGATACAGTTCAATACAAAGCAACTGAAGCAAATTATCGGGTTACTGTGGTAATACCGCAATTTATTCCTAAGAAAGGCTGGCACAATATTCTTCATAACCAGTCTAGCTTACTAATTCGCGCATTCTTGCTTTATCGGAGAAATGTAGTTATCACGACTGTACCTTATCATTTAAAAAAATAA
- a CDS encoding MFS transporter: MGDISINQNDPRIKIATRNIILMMIGKLTSLLGAGVYAFAMGLYVLKTTGSAAGFAITLICGSVPRMICGPIAGAVADRVNRRWLVIGADLLSSIIMLTMFLLSTTWGLSLPFIYVSAALLAICASFYTVAFTASIPTLVDGERIQQASSLNQTATSLSTILGPIIGGMVFGFLSMNFFFLLNGITFFLAVIIQLFIVFNLYKVQSEQGKAHFLTSIKEGFSYVKKQRNIYSMIKLAIWLNFFGCAIQVALPYIVVQNLQLSSKQLGVVEGMLAVGMLIGAIVLSVRKEINNMFRVIRIGLFILACLYLCTVFPLLVALPKTVSFIYYIFFMLLCGIMQAAINIPLQVYIQKTTDPGYLGRVFGLLEAIVPVIAPIGLILYGVLLDAIPTSVVMTISGVGLLLVVLLGTKQWGVKKQVDVSA; encoded by the coding sequence ATGGGAGATATAAGTATAAATCAAAATGATCCAAGAATCAAAATTGCGACGAGAAATATCATTTTGATGATGATTGGAAAATTGACTTCTTTATTAGGTGCAGGAGTTTATGCGTTTGCGATGGGGTTATATGTATTAAAAACGACAGGGTCAGCTGCTGGATTTGCGATTACGCTCATTTGTGGTTCAGTTCCAAGAATGATTTGTGGACCAATTGCAGGTGCGGTAGCGGATCGAGTAAACCGAAGATGGCTTGTTATTGGTGCAGACTTATTAAGTAGCATTATAATGTTAACGATGTTTTTACTTTCTACTACATGGGGACTTTCACTTCCATTCATCTATGTATCTGCAGCGTTGTTAGCAATATGTGCAAGTTTCTATACGGTTGCTTTTACAGCTTCTATTCCAACTTTAGTTGACGGTGAGCGTATTCAACAAGCAAGTTCTTTAAATCAAACAGCAACATCACTTTCGACTATTTTAGGTCCAATTATTGGTGGGATGGTATTTGGTTTCTTATCTATGAACTTCTTTTTTCTATTAAATGGAATTACGTTTTTCTTAGCGGTAATCATACAATTGTTTATCGTATTTAATTTGTATAAAGTACAGTCAGAGCAGGGGAAAGCTCATTTTTTAACGAGTATAAAAGAAGGTTTCTCATATGTGAAAAAGCAGCGCAATATTTATTCGATGATAAAATTGGCAATTTGGCTTAATTTTTTTGGATGTGCCATTCAAGTTGCTCTTCCTTATATTGTCGTTCAAAACTTACAATTGTCTTCTAAGCAACTTGGAGTTGTAGAAGGAATGTTAGCAGTTGGGATGTTAATTGGTGCCATTGTTTTATCGGTTCGTAAAGAAATTAATAATATGTTTCGTGTGATTCGCATTGGTTTGTTTATATTAGCATGCTTGTATTTATGTACCGTATTTCCATTATTAGTTGCACTTCCGAAAACGGTAAGTTTTATTTACTATATATTTTTTATGCTCCTTTGTGGAATAATGCAGGCTGCAATTAACATACCTCTTCAAGTATATATTCAAAAAACAACTGATCCTGGGTATTTAGGCCGTGTTTTTGGACTTCTTGAAGCAATCGTTCCAGTAATTGCACCTATTGGACTCATTTTGTATGGAGTTTTATTAGATGCCATTCCAACTAGTGTAGTAATGACCATTTCAGGAGTAGGCTTACTTTTAGTAGTACTATTAGGAACGAAGCAATGGGGCGTGAAAAAACAAGTGGATGTATCAGCTTAA
- a CDS encoding Fur-regulated basic protein FbpA: protein MSNQLRFAVENRKRHLIDQLIGAGVFKILDRQLYELSLDELEQEYKDIEKYAEVHA, encoded by the coding sequence ATGAGTAATCAACTCCGTTTTGCTGTTGAAAATCGTAAGAGGCATTTAATTGATCAGTTAATTGGGGCAGGTGTGTTTAAGATTCTCGATCGACAATTATACGAGCTTTCCTTAGACGAACTAGAACAAGAGTATAAAGACATTGAGAAATATGCAGAGGTTCATGCATAG
- a CDS encoding histidine phosphatase family protein, which yields MKTTYIYFVRHAHSIYTPEERERPLSEKGLQMARNVTAVLKQEQIDFVISSPYKRAMQTVEGVAEHFELSIQIEEDFRERLLSKIPVVDFEQAITRVWENPAFSFAGGESNNTAQKRGVACLRKILEKYEGKNIVIGTHGNLMVLIMNYLDSKYDITFWKGLQMPDIYKLTFYGENLTSVIRIENECTIESSVLHIE from the coding sequence GTGAAAACGACTTACATTTATTTCGTACGTCACGCACATTCTATATATACACCAGAAGAAAGAGAGCGCCCGTTATCTGAGAAGGGATTGCAAATGGCTCGAAATGTCACCGCTGTATTAAAACAAGAACAGATCGATTTTGTTATTTCTAGTCCATATAAACGGGCGATGCAAACAGTTGAAGGAGTAGCAGAGCATTTTGAATTATCTATCCAAATAGAAGAAGATTTTCGAGAAAGGTTGTTAAGTAAAATTCCAGTAGTAGATTTTGAACAAGCTATTACGAGAGTATGGGAGAATCCTGCTTTTTCTTTTGCTGGTGGAGAATCGAATAATACTGCGCAAAAGCGTGGGGTTGCATGTTTGAGAAAAATATTAGAGAAGTATGAAGGAAAAAATATTGTGATTGGAACGCACGGAAATCTTATGGTGCTTATTATGAATTATCTTGATTCAAAATATGATATTACTTTTTGGAAAGGATTACAAATGCCTGATATATATAAATTAACTTTTTATGGAGAGAATTTAACTTCTGTAATAAGAATAGAGAATGAGTGTACGATAGAATCGAGTGTTTTACATATTGAATAA
- a CDS encoding DUF4179 domain-containing protein yields the protein MKDIYELLNEIEIDEKEFEEMEASEFEKAKVKRNLKQAIHKKKKTKSWKKRIATASILVGVSAATLGLGFPTYAGSLPIIGDIFRFLDNDRTGLYENYKEFSTELNMTKESNGIKVTINDAIFDGRTVSVTYSIESEQDLGDKPFIFGNLDMESEGMGGSSQISKVADKKYVGMVTATHHNSNRKDSIKVRWNIGSIEVPEKKKEVKGNWNFALTLKAMDSEEKMIHGSSEKEGVKVSMEKMEVTPMSFIIFYNQEDSKELLSKWDEADVELEIKDDLGNQYAGEGNGGTSTDAEPYKSSWSATFQKLNENATKLIVTPHVNLRIYTPENHGGVEMSGGKEKKIEVPKKEGKDKDIVLDDIVIDLKK from the coding sequence ATGAAAGACATTTATGAACTATTAAATGAGATTGAAATAGATGAAAAAGAATTTGAGGAAATGGAAGCTTCTGAATTTGAAAAGGCAAAAGTGAAACGTAATTTGAAGCAAGCTATACATAAAAAGAAAAAAACAAAGAGCTGGAAAAAGAGGATTGCTACTGCATCCATTCTAGTGGGGGTATCAGCTGCAACACTGGGGCTGGGGTTTCCTACTTATGCCGGGAGTCTTCCTATAATAGGTGATATTTTTCGATTTTTAGATAATGATAGAACAGGTCTTTATGAGAATTATAAAGAATTTTCTACGGAATTAAACATGACAAAGGAAAGTAATGGAATTAAAGTAACAATCAATGATGCCATTTTTGACGGAAGAACCGTATCAGTAACATATTCTATAGAAAGTGAGCAAGATCTAGGGGATAAACCATTTATATTTGGTAACTTAGATATGGAATCCGAGGGAATGGGCGGAAGCTCTCAAATTTCTAAAGTCGCGGATAAAAAATATGTAGGTATGGTAACAGCGACCCACCATAACAGTAACAGAAAAGACTCTATAAAAGTAAGATGGAATATAGGGAGCATAGAAGTACCAGAGAAAAAGAAAGAAGTGAAAGGGAATTGGAATTTTGCTCTTACTCTAAAAGCAATGGATAGCGAAGAGAAAATGATTCATGGAAGTTCGGAAAAAGAAGGGGTAAAAGTAAGTATGGAGAAAATGGAAGTGACACCTATGTCATTTATCATTTTTTACAATCAAGAGGATTCTAAGGAACTACTAAGTAAATGGGATGAAGCGGATGTTGAGTTAGAAATTAAAGATGATTTAGGCAATCAATATGCAGGTGAAGGGAATGGAGGAACAAGTACAGATGCAGAGCCATATAAAAGTAGCTGGAGTGCAACATTCCAAAAACTTAATGAAAATGCAACGAAACTTATTGTCACTCCTCATGTTAACTTGCGAATTTATACTCCTGAAAACCATGGTGGAGTAGAAATGAGTGGAGGAAAAGAGAAGAAAATTGAAGTGCCTAAAAAAGAAGGGAAAGATAAAGATATTGTGTTAGATGATATTGTTATTGATTTGAAGAAATAA
- a CDS encoding peptidase: MSTVVIVYGIILSTIFATFVFGITRYMHKWKEGIAKLNHIEEELSDLMLHHGK; encoded by the coding sequence ATGAGTACTGTTGTTATCGTATATGGTATCATTCTTTCTACAATCTTTGCTACGTTTGTTTTTGGAATCACACGTTATATGCATAAATGGAAAGAAGGGATTGCAAAGTTAAATCATATTGAAGAAGAACTTAGCGATTTAATGTTACACCATGGTAAGTAA
- a CDS encoding GntR family transcriptional regulator, with amino-acid sequence MPIPQNFTKQERFSAKSLVLNQLQDWIIEGVLKPDEKINDSELAEALGVSRTPVREALQVLELSGLVEMVRGQKTKISPIKLEDISVIYETIAGLHTIVGKQAIHHIKENDIQQLTLINNEFKHAIDEKDSKRAMNLDLQFHNIIVSIANNTYIEPFLANIQLHVLRLEYLFFQNFVPAIQSIEEHNAIIQALINRDSVQMEKIMSQNWLRPMEEIQKIISNT; translated from the coding sequence ATGCCTATTCCTCAAAATTTTACGAAACAAGAAAGGTTTTCTGCTAAATCTCTCGTTCTTAACCAATTACAAGATTGGATTATTGAAGGTGTCTTAAAACCTGATGAAAAAATTAATGACAGTGAGCTTGCGGAGGCTTTAGGAGTAAGTCGGACACCGGTAAGAGAGGCACTTCAAGTGTTAGAACTCTCGGGTCTTGTCGAGATGGTTCGAGGACAAAAAACAAAAATTTCACCTATAAAATTAGAAGATATATCGGTCATTTACGAAACAATTGCTGGTCTTCACACCATTGTAGGAAAACAAGCCATTCATCATATAAAAGAAAACGATATACAACAACTTACGCTCATAAACAACGAATTTAAACATGCCATTGATGAGAAGGACTCAAAACGTGCAATGAACTTAGACTTACAATTTCATAATATAATCGTATCAATCGCCAATAATACATACATTGAGCCCTTCTTAGCAAACATACAACTTCATGTATTGCGTCTTGAATATCTTTTCTTCCAAAATTTCGTTCCTGCCATCCAATCTATTGAGGAACATAACGCAATCATTCAAGCATTAATAAATCGTGACTCCGTACAAATGGAAAAAATAATGTCTCAAAACTGGTTGCGACCAATGGAAGAGATTCAAAAAATCATTTCTAATACGTAG
- a CDS encoding protein phosphatase 2C domain-containing protein — protein MNTFKWIGHEKTYLDEIHVEKCGPLSIGLYGGNQDVGADTEKREDAVLAWCDPQLDFEFVMIFDAHHKAKNIHFIIEEICERKEKLQELFAYPVNLAFHHTHMYLLALFTDEAFIEKCEQGKSETACLICLRKGEFLYWLSVGECFAYLFQPEQLQNGKGRLNQRKFYECIGRENAFSANTSCFTSGVRELLNGMNHIVMVTDGVVECGRRTFDDDQFLYEALHEENQLQIERVLKHVQEWQGRDCATIIGWSIDTENRECAH, from the coding sequence ATGAATACATTTAAATGGATTGGTCATGAAAAGACATATCTAGACGAAATACATGTTGAAAAATGTGGTCCTCTTTCAATCGGGTTATATGGTGGAAATCAAGACGTTGGTGCAGACACAGAGAAAAGAGAAGATGCGGTACTCGCTTGGTGTGATCCACAGTTAGACTTTGAATTTGTTATGATTTTTGATGCTCATCATAAAGCAAAAAATATCCATTTTATCATAGAAGAAATTTGTGAAAGAAAAGAGAAGTTACAAGAACTATTTGCGTATCCGGTCAATCTTGCATTTCATCATACACATATGTATTTATTAGCATTGTTTACAGATGAGGCATTTATTGAGAAATGTGAACAGGGAAAAAGTGAAACAGCTTGTCTCATTTGCTTACGGAAAGGTGAATTTTTATATTGGCTATCAGTCGGAGAATGCTTTGCCTATTTGTTTCAACCTGAACAATTGCAGAATGGAAAAGGTAGATTAAATCAACGTAAATTTTATGAATGCATTGGAAGAGAAAATGCTTTTTCAGCAAATACATCATGCTTTACTTCAGGTGTTCGTGAACTACTAAATGGCATGAATCATATCGTAATGGTTACTGATGGTGTAGTAGAGTGTGGACGGCGAACATTTGATGATGATCAATTTTTATATGAAGCATTACATGAGGAAAATCAACTTCAAATAGAGCGTGTACTGAAGCATGTACAGGAATGGCAAGGAAGGGATTGTGCAACAATTATTGGCTGGTCGATTGATACAGAAAACAGGGAATGTGCACATTAA
- a CDS encoding MarR family transcriptional regulator: MESINHNWKTIYYHLRYEYEDSLSHQAVRILQIISRKKAATIGNVASELNLSHNTASEHIKRLIQKGFILKERNKQDERVVNVTLTVAGRNTLAKHTLLDEEKLTILQSRLSKEEKHLIETAFSLLAKEAKHVFSR; this comes from the coding sequence ATGGAAAGCATCAATCATAATTGGAAAACAATTTATTATCACTTACGGTATGAATACGAAGACAGTCTTTCTCACCAAGCAGTTCGGATTTTGCAAATCATTTCACGAAAAAAAGCTGCTACAATTGGAAACGTTGCATCAGAATTAAACCTATCCCACAATACTGCATCCGAGCATATAAAACGTCTTATTCAAAAAGGATTCATTCTAAAAGAACGAAATAAACAAGACGAACGTGTCGTCAATGTTACGTTAACAGTAGCAGGCAGGAACACTTTAGCAAAACATACCTTATTAGATGAGGAGAAATTGACCATACTACAATCTCGTCTATCAAAAGAAGAAAAACACTTAATTGAAACTGCCTTTTCGTTATTAGCAAAGGAGGCAAAACATGTCTTTTCTCGTTAA
- a CDS encoding permease, translating to MIFTRVSKELIGMFLIALFLFLLFFVDFTNLSALQKGIPKEWLNVNTIFLSIFFEAVPFILLGVLISSIIQVFVTEEMIQKVLPRSAIIAIIPAAFVGVIFPMCECVIIPVVRRLIQKGLPLHVGMVILVSAPILNPIVFLSTYYAFRTNTTILYARFGIALLVALLIGLIVYYVYRGKNVLKDDKVISHDEKNKSWRDVTSHGVNEFFDTGKYLLIGAFLASLFQTFLDRNVLAEVASSGVFSPLVMMVFGYVLSLCSEADAFIAASFGHIFSAKALVAFLVFGPMLDLKNTLMLFAYFQKRFVLFFIGIVTTAVYIIVQLTMG from the coding sequence TTGATTTTTACTAGAGTTTCAAAAGAGTTAATTGGAATGTTTCTTATTGCCCTATTTCTTTTTTTACTGTTTTTTGTTGACTTTACAAATCTATCAGCTCTGCAAAAAGGTATTCCGAAAGAGTGGCTTAATGTAAATACGATTTTTTTAAGTATCTTTTTTGAAGCTGTGCCATTTATATTACTTGGGGTATTAATCTCTTCTATCATTCAAGTATTTGTAACGGAGGAAATGATTCAAAAGGTCTTGCCACGGTCAGCAATAATCGCCATCATTCCAGCGGCATTTGTGGGTGTAATTTTCCCTATGTGTGAGTGCGTCATTATTCCTGTAGTGAGAAGACTCATTCAAAAAGGCTTACCTCTTCATGTTGGGATGGTCATTTTAGTAAGTGCTCCGATCTTAAATCCGATTGTTTTCTTATCAACGTATTATGCGTTTCGAACAAATACGACCATTTTATATGCTCGTTTCGGGATTGCATTGCTCGTTGCCTTATTAATTGGACTTATTGTGTATTACGTATACCGCGGGAAAAATGTATTAAAGGATGACAAAGTAATCTCTCATGACGAGAAGAACAAAAGTTGGAGGGATGTTACAAGTCATGGGGTTAATGAATTTTTTGATACAGGAAAGTATTTATTGATTGGCGCTTTTTTAGCAAGCTTATTTCAAACATTTTTAGATCGGAATGTGCTTGCAGAAGTTGCAAGCAGCGGTGTTTTTTCACCATTGGTCATGATGGTTTTTGGCTATGTCTTATCGCTTTGTTCAGAAGCAGATGCTTTTATTGCCGCATCGTTTGGTCATATATTTTCAGCAAAAGCACTTGTCGCCTTCCTTGTATTTGGGCCGATGTTAGATTTGAAAAATACATTGATGTTATTTGCTTATTTTCAAAAGAGATTTGTGTTGTTCTTTATCGGAATTGTGACAACAGCTGTGTATATAATTGTTCAACTTACGATGGGGTAG
- a CDS encoding sigma-70 family RNA polymerase sigma factor: protein MKSNDKNFIKRLKRQEEDALEFIVDKYLPLMKGITHKVLMPLQNDGVIEECINDIFLLIWNNANKFHGDSADFKKWIAAIAKFKAIDYYRKANKEVEITSDELDLNTGKSAEDELIVMEDRDELIKLINQLEPVDQKIFIMKFLLGLKTEEIGEKLGLTRAAIDNRVYRGKKKLQKSATNLSLGGSVV, encoded by the coding sequence ATGAAGTCAAATGATAAAAATTTTATTAAACGATTAAAGCGGCAGGAAGAAGACGCATTGGAGTTTATTGTGGATAAATACTTGCCATTAATGAAAGGAATTACTCATAAAGTTCTCATGCCACTTCAAAACGATGGTGTCATAGAAGAATGTATTAATGATATTTTTCTTTTAATCTGGAACAATGCAAATAAGTTTCATGGCGATTCAGCTGATTTTAAAAAATGGATTGCAGCGATTGCTAAGTTTAAAGCGATTGATTACTACAGAAAAGCAAATAAAGAAGTCGAGATTACTTCAGATGAATTGGATTTAAATACAGGAAAATCGGCAGAAGATGAATTGATTGTAATGGAAGATAGAGATGAACTTATAAAACTAATTAATCAATTAGAGCCTGTGGATCAAAAGATTTTTATCATGAAGTTTCTTCTAGGTTTAAAAACTGAGGAGATAGGAGAAAAACTTGGTTTAACTCGGGCTGCGATAGATAATCGAGTTTATCGTGGGAAAAAGAAACTACAAAAAAGTGCTACGAATCTTAGTTTAGGAGGTAGTGTAGTATGA